A region from the Nostoc sp. HK-01 genome encodes:
- a CDS encoding aminotransferase class-III has protein sequence MDTTSISNLQQLELSTETIAKTTNQNLTTELNPRQQKHLETLITRYNQRTKTSKQLAQKYRPVFANNRGSVGFDFLIKEMFYPILTERSLGSRMWDVDGNEYIDLTGGYGIHLCGYNPPFIKKAIADQLEHGIQSGAQAALAGEVAELISELTGMERVAFCSVGTEAMMLALRIARAATNRHKIALFSGSYHGIFDGTLVKAETTDGSPKGIPEYPGITPNTAEDVLVLEYGSLESLEIIKNYKQELAAVLVEPVQQHRLGFQPQAFIQQLRQLTQTLKIPLIFDEMNTGFRIHPGGAQAWFGVEADIATYGKIVGGGMPLAVVAGKAAYMDTIDGGMWNYGDVSSPDVPATWSGTSYCRHSLSLAAARALLQYLKMQGVSLQEQLNQRTSQFVERLNAYFELEKLPIYLSNFGSFFNANFSETSLLLTEPSFLIGLKLIFNHMIDRGVLMPKGDGFLSTAHTAEDIDFIIQAVQDSVRELQAGGFLLS, from the coding sequence ATGGATACCACTAGCATATCTAATTTGCAACAGTTGGAATTATCAACCGAGACAATTGCCAAAACAACAAATCAGAATCTAACAACAGAACTTAATCCTCGTCAACAAAAGCATTTAGAAACATTAATTACTCGTTACAATCAACGCACAAAAACATCCAAACAACTGGCTCAAAAATATCGTCCTGTTTTTGCCAATAATAGAGGTTCTGTCGGGTTTGATTTTCTTATAAAAGAAATGTTCTATCCGATTTTGACTGAACGTTCTTTAGGCTCCAGAATGTGGGATGTTGATGGTAACGAATACATAGACCTAACTGGTGGATATGGCATACATTTATGCGGTTACAATCCACCATTTATCAAAAAAGCGATCGCAGATCAACTTGAACATGGTATCCAAAGCGGCGCACAAGCAGCACTGGCTGGTGAAGTTGCTGAGTTAATCTCGGAACTGACGGGGATGGAACGGGTAGCTTTTTGTAGTGTAGGCACAGAAGCAATGATGTTAGCCCTACGCATAGCCAGAGCAGCCACAAATCGTCATAAGATTGCTTTATTTTCTGGTTCTTATCATGGTATTTTTGATGGAACTTTAGTAAAAGCAGAGACGACAGATGGCAGTCCTAAAGGGATTCCAGAGTATCCGGGAATAACACCAAATACTGCTGAAGATGTTTTGGTTTTAGAGTATGGAAGTCTTGAGTCGTTAGAGATAATTAAAAACTATAAGCAAGAATTGGCCGCTGTTTTGGTAGAACCTGTACAACAACACAGACTCGGCTTTCAACCCCAAGCCTTTATTCAGCAACTACGCCAATTGACTCAAACATTAAAAATACCGTTAATCTTTGACGAAATGAATACTGGCTTCCGCATTCATCCAGGTGGCGCACAAGCATGGTTTGGAGTTGAAGCCGACATTGCAACCTACGGAAAAATAGTTGGTGGTGGTATGCCTTTAGCAGTAGTGGCTGGTAAAGCTGCTTATATGGATACCATTGATGGCGGTATGTGGAATTATGGTGATGTGTCTTCTCCAGATGTACCAGCTACGTGGTCTGGGACTAGTTATTGTAGACATTCTCTTTCTCTAGCTGCTGCGCGTGCTTTATTGCAATATTTAAAAATGCAAGGGGTCAGTCTACAAGAACAGTTAAACCAACGGACATCGCAATTTGTAGAAAGGCTAAATGCTTACTTTGAATTAGAAAAACTTCCCATCTATCTGTCAAATTTTGGCTCGTTTTTCAATGCTAATTTTTCTGAAACTTCTCTTTTACTAACAGAGCCTTCATTTCTAATTGGGCTAAAACTCATATTTAATCACATGATTGATAGAGGTGTTCTCATGCCAAAAGGTGATGGCTTTTTATCTACAGCCCATACAGCAGAAGATATTGATTTTATTATTCAGGCTGTTCAAGATAGTGTCAGAGAATTACAAGCAGGTGGTTTTTTACTTAGTTAG
- a CDS encoding putative thioesterase, whose amino-acid sequence MKTNISSYNSWIICPKANPLADLRLFCFPYAGGSSLLFRSWADYLPPFIEVCAIELPGRGRQIKLPLCNNMDVLVDAIASIIHPYLDKPFAFFGHSMGGLISFELARLLRKKYHLLPVYLFISGRHAPQIPDSYPAIHNLPEADFIAEIRHLNGTPPAVLENSELMQLFQPILRADFAVLETYIYTPEPPLACPISVFGGLQDSEVSCDELQAWQEQTTTNFNLDMFPGDHFFLHSAQSMLLASLAKYLSAQINQNLTFKL is encoded by the coding sequence ATGAAGACAAACATATCAAGTTACAATTCTTGGATAATTTGCCCCAAAGCAAATCCTTTAGCAGATTTGCGTTTATTTTGCTTTCCTTATGCGGGTGGTAGTTCTTTACTATTTCGCAGTTGGGCTGATTATTTACCTCCGTTTATAGAAGTTTGCGCGATTGAACTTCCAGGTCGAGGTAGACAAATAAAATTGCCGCTATGTAATAATATGGATGTGCTTGTAGATGCGATCGCCTCCATAATCCACCCCTATTTAGACAAACCATTCGCCTTTTTTGGTCACAGTATGGGTGGCTTAATTAGCTTTGAGTTAGCGCGGCTACTTCGCAAAAAGTATCATCTTCTCCCCGTCTACTTATTTATCTCTGGTCGTCACGCCCCGCAAATACCCGACTCATACCCGGCAATTCATAACCTCCCGGAAGCAGATTTCATCGCAGAAATACGTCATCTCAACGGGACACCACCAGCTGTATTAGAGAATTCTGAACTAATGCAATTATTTCAGCCAATTTTACGTGCTGATTTTGCTGTTTTAGAAACTTATATTTATACTCCTGAACCACCTTTAGCATGTCCCATTAGTGTGTTTGGCGGATTACAAGATTCGGAAGTGAGTTGTGACGAACTACAAGCATGGCAAGAACAAACAACGACTAATTTTAATTTAGATATGTTTCCTGGTGATCACTTTTTTCTGCATTCTGCCCAATCTATGTTACTAGCAAGTTTAGCTAAATATTTGTCAGCACAAATTAACCAAAATCTCACATTCAAACTCTAA
- a CDS encoding two-component hybrid sensor and regulator has product MINTQVNIPGYIVNEQIYDGLRTVVYRAVRKIDNLPVVIKLLKNFYPSFSELVQFRNQYTIAKNLNYPGIIQTYSLESCQNSYILVMEDFGGISLKKWGVEKNSLFLKEFLEIAIALCNTLDILYQNCIIHKDIKPSNILINPVTKEIKLIDFSIASLLPRETQTLVNPNVLEGTLAYISPEQTGRMNRGIDYRTDFYSLGVTFFELLTGELPFSSNDAMELVHCHIAKMPALLGNREEIPQVISEIVMKLMAKNAEDRYQSALGLKFDLEKCLTQLRETGEIQSFEIASRDMCDRFIIPDKLYGREAEVETLLQAFERVSTGATEMILVAGFSGIGKTAIVNEVHKPIVRQQGYFIKGKYDQFNRNIPFSAFVQAFRDLIGQLLTESDIKIQQCKHKILEAVGENGQVIIDVIPELEIIIGQQPPAIDLSGIAAQNRFNLLFQKFIQVFTSAEQPLVIFLDDLQWADSASLKLIQILMADTGRLLIIGAYRYNEVRAGHILLLTLSEIQKTSATIQTINLTPLSQLQINYLVADTIKCPKNLAWDISALIYQKTQGNPFFATQFLKALHQENIIKFNLELCCWQCDIARVKTQAVTDDIVTFMVFQLRKLLPATQYILQLAACIGNQFDLATLAIVLEQSEVETATNLWGALQEGLILPISDVYKFYQGEDNQQLGLSNINKQLAKYRFLHDRVQQAAYLLIPHEQKQTTHYQIGRLLLQKIDPAAREERIFEIVNQLNHGIALITQQTQRDELAELNLIACRKAKSSTAYQAAGEYAAVGLSLLGEKAWQQQYEITLAFHDLAAEIASLCGEFEVMEQLIDSVIIQAQSLLEKVNVYCIKIQSYVFQNKPIEALDIGQKLLQQFGVIFAESLTPVDIQQSIQEISELIEDRKIADLFDLPVMTDRQILAILQIAYALIPPAYNSGSILCPLLIALSVKLSIQHGNTIISAFAYANYGFILCNLLKDVDAATEFAQLSLQIISKFDAKAIKPEVLLVLGGFILHRKSHIKDILPLLQEGYVTGLEVGSTKFAGYHARTFCNAAFWCNQPLATLEENARAYYNGLMQLNQLGLANHCRLSWQSALNLLGFGENPCILSGEAVQETEILPQIISDNDVSELFVFYSYKLMLCFLFGEIEQAQNHAVECSRYLIAAQGLVYEPTFYFYDSLTALAVLSGESEETAEVLQRIEQNQTQLKQYWAHYAPMNYQHKVDLVEAEKCRVLGKNYEAADWYDRAIAGAKANAYIQEEALANELAAKFYLDGGRERIAQGYMIEAYYGYARWGAKAKVVDLEQRYPQLLTSIFQQTRTSLSIQETVFPLGTHTSTNSSTSISDSLDLATILKASQSLSREIELKKLLASLLHIVIENAGADKCVLMLLQDDSLQDTQDNRLLIKGLIVVGSEPVVLQCLPIEDSQDIPLKLIYKVKNERRTAVLLDAALNPVLASDPYIIREQPKSILCNPILHQGKLLGILYLENRLVTGAFTSDRIELLNLLCAQAAISLENARLYERSQQYAQELEQALHNLQNAQLQIVQSEKMSALGNLVAGVAHEMNNPLGFIAASLQQAQPTIADIVEHLKIYQETFPDKSNQILKHAENIDLEYTLEDLPKMIDSMNIACDRLKNISTSLRTFSRADKDYKVPFNIHDGIDSTILILKHRLKANEQRPAVEVITNYSDLPSIKCFPGQLNQVFMNILANAIDALDESNQGRSFEEIRANPNLINITTSINNNQVKILIADNGKGMNEEVKQKIFDHLYTTKPVGKGTGLGLAIARQIVEKTHGGKLSCNSILGEGTEFIIEIPV; this is encoded by the coding sequence TTTATCCCAGCTTTAGCGAACTTGTCCAATTCCGCAATCAATATACTATTGCCAAAAATCTCAATTATCCTGGAATTATTCAAACTTATAGTCTAGAATCTTGCCAAAATAGTTATATATTGGTCATGGAAGACTTTGGGGGAATTTCTCTCAAAAAGTGGGGAGTAGAGAAAAACTCACTATTTCTTAAGGAATTTTTAGAAATTGCGATCGCACTCTGCAATACCTTAGATATTCTCTATCAAAATTGCATTATTCATAAAGATATTAAACCTAGCAATATTTTAATTAATCCTGTAACCAAAGAAATTAAATTAATTGATTTTAGTATTGCATCACTTCTACCACGAGAAACTCAAACCTTAGTTAATCCCAATGTATTAGAGGGAACACTGGCTTATATTTCTCCTGAACAAACCGGGAGAATGAATCGGGGAATTGACTATCGGACTGATTTTTATTCACTGGGTGTAACTTTTTTTGAGTTACTCACAGGTGAGTTACCATTTTCATCTAATGATGCAATGGAGTTAGTACATTGTCACATTGCAAAAATGCCTGCGCTATTGGGTAACAGAGAAGAGATTCCCCAGGTTATTTCTGAGATTGTGATGAAATTGATGGCGAAGAATGCTGAAGATAGGTATCAGAGTGCATTAGGATTGAAATTTGATTTAGAAAAATGTTTAACTCAGTTAAGAGAAACTGGTGAAATTCAAAGTTTTGAGATTGCTAGTAGGGATATGTGCGATCGCTTTATCATCCCTGATAAATTATATGGTAGAGAGGCTGAAGTAGAAACCTTACTTCAAGCATTTGAGCGAGTTAGCACTGGCGCAACAGAAATGATACTGGTAGCTGGTTTTTCAGGGATTGGGAAAACCGCAATTGTCAACGAAGTGCATAAACCAATTGTGCGCCAACAGGGTTATTTTATTAAAGGTAAATATGACCAATTTAATCGCAATATTCCCTTCAGTGCTTTTGTCCAAGCATTCCGCGATTTAATTGGGCAATTGTTAACAGAAAGTGACATAAAAATTCAGCAATGTAAACACAAAATATTAGAAGCTGTTGGCGAAAATGGACAAGTAATTATTGATGTTATTCCTGAACTAGAAATCATTATTGGTCAACAACCACCAGCCATAGATTTATCAGGAATAGCAGCCCAAAATCGCTTTAATTTATTGTTCCAAAAATTCATTCAAGTCTTTACCAGCGCTGAACAGCCCTTAGTGATATTCTTAGATGATTTGCAATGGGCAGATTCCGCATCGCTAAAATTAATTCAGATATTAATGGCTGATACAGGCCGTCTGTTGATCATTGGTGCTTATCGTTATAACGAAGTTCGTGCTGGTCATATACTACTATTAACTTTGAGTGAAATTCAAAAAACATCAGCAACAATCCAAACCATTAATTTAACACCATTAAGCCAATTACAAATAAACTATTTAGTTGCGGATACAATTAAATGCCCAAAAAATTTAGCCTGGGATATTTCTGCATTAATTTATCAAAAAACTCAAGGTAATCCATTTTTTGCTACCCAGTTTCTTAAGGCATTACATCAAGAAAATATCATTAAATTTAATTTGGAGTTATGTTGTTGGCAATGTGATATTGCACGAGTAAAAACTCAAGCAGTTACAGATGATATCGTAACTTTTATGGTTTTTCAATTGCGAAAACTACTGCCAGCGACTCAATATATATTGCAGTTAGCAGCTTGTATTGGCAATCAGTTTGATTTAGCAACTTTGGCTATTGTTCTAGAACAATCAGAAGTTGAAACAGCGACTAATTTATGGGGAGCATTGCAAGAAGGATTGATTTTACCGATTAGTGATGTTTATAAATTTTATCAAGGAGAAGATAATCAGCAACTAGGGTTGTCAAATATCAACAAACAATTAGCTAAATATAGATTTTTACACGATCGCGTCCAACAAGCCGCCTATTTACTGATTCCCCATGAGCAAAAACAGACAACCCACTATCAAATCGGGCGACTGCTGTTGCAAAAAATTGATCCAGCAGCAAGAGAAGAACGAATTTTTGAAATAGTCAATCAATTAAATCACGGAATTGCTTTAATTACCCAACAAACACAACGGGATGAATTAGCAGAACTTAATTTAATTGCTTGTCGCAAAGCTAAAAGTTCCACCGCCTATCAAGCTGCGGGCGAATATGCCGCAGTTGGATTATCTCTGTTAGGGGAAAAAGCCTGGCAGCAACAATATGAAATAACACTTGCCTTCCATGACTTAGCGGCAGAAATTGCTTCTTTATGCGGCGAATTTGAGGTAATGGAACAGTTGATTGATAGCGTGATTATCCAGGCACAATCTTTGCTAGAAAAAGTCAATGTCTACTGTATTAAAATCCAATCTTATGTTTTTCAAAATAAGCCAATTGAAGCTCTAGATATTGGACAAAAACTCCTGCAACAGTTTGGGGTAATATTTGCCGAATCACTAACACCAGTAGATATTCAACAATCAATTCAAGAGATTAGTGAACTAATAGAAGATAGAAAAATTGCCGATTTATTTGATTTGCCTGTCATGACAGATCGGCAAATCTTGGCAATTCTCCAGATTGCCTATGCTCTCATCCCACCAGCTTACAACTCCGGTTCTATTCTGTGTCCATTACTGATTGCTTTGTCAGTCAAATTATCCATTCAACATGGAAATACAATTATTTCTGCATTTGCTTATGCTAACTATGGCTTCATTCTCTGCAATCTTTTAAAAGATGTAGATGCAGCCACAGAATTTGCTCAATTATCCCTACAAATCATCTCAAAATTTGACGCTAAAGCTATTAAGCCAGAGGTGCTTTTAGTGTTAGGAGGTTTTATCCTGCACCGCAAATCTCACATCAAAGATATCCTCCCACTGTTGCAAGAAGGTTACGTGACTGGTTTAGAAGTTGGTAGTACAAAGTTTGCTGGATATCATGCTCGTACTTTTTGTAATGCTGCTTTTTGGTGTAATCAACCGCTGGCTACTTTGGAGGAGAATGCTCGTGCTTACTACAATGGGTTGATGCAGCTGAATCAATTGGGACTAGCCAATCATTGTCGGCTTTCTTGGCAGTCTGCATTAAATTTGTTGGGTTTTGGGGAAAATCCTTGTATTTTGTCTGGGGAAGCTGTACAAGAGACGGAAATTCTGCCGCAAATTATATCTGATAATGACGTAAGTGAGTTGTTTGTCTTCTATTCATACAAACTCATGCTCTGCTTTTTGTTTGGAGAAATTGAACAAGCTCAAAATCATGCAGTTGAGTGCAGTCGCTACTTAATCGCTGCTCAGGGACTAGTATATGAACCTACGTTTTATTTTTATGATTCTTTGACTGCTTTAGCCGTTTTGAGTGGTGAATCGGAAGAAACAGCAGAAGTCCTTCAACGGATAGAACAGAACCAAACTCAGCTAAAACAATACTGGGCGCACTATGCTCCGATGAATTATCAACATAAAGTTGATTTGGTGGAAGCGGAAAAATGTCGAGTATTAGGCAAAAATTATGAAGCAGCAGATTGGTACGATCGCGCCATTGCTGGGGCTAAAGCTAACGCATATATTCAAGAAGAAGCTTTAGCTAACGAACTGGCAGCTAAATTTTACCTTGATGGGGGCAGAGAGCGCATCGCCCAAGGCTATATGATTGAAGCTTATTACGGCTATGCTCGTTGGGGTGCAAAAGCCAAGGTTGTTGATTTAGAACAACGCTACCCGCAACTACTGACTTCTATCTTCCAACAAACTCGTACTTCCCTCTCAATTCAAGAAACTGTTTTTCCCTTGGGAACTCATACTTCCACAAATTCTTCTACTAGCATCTCCGATTCTCTAGATTTAGCTACCATTCTTAAAGCCTCTCAAAGCCTTTCTCGCGAAATCGAACTCAAAAAACTACTTGCATCGTTGTTGCATATTGTTATTGAAAATGCGGGGGCTGATAAATGTGTGTTGATGCTGTTGCAAGATGATTCTCTACAAGACACCCAAGACAATCGCCTATTGATCAAAGGACTAATTGTCGTGGGTTCTGAGCCAGTTGTGTTGCAGTGTCTTCCTATTGAGGACAGCCAAGACATTCCCCTGAAGCTGATTTACAAAGTCAAAAATGAGAGGCGAACTGCTGTACTACTAGATGCGGCGCTTAATCCGGTTTTAGCTAGTGATCCTTATATTATCCGTGAACAGCCCAAGAGTATTTTATGTAATCCGATTTTGCATCAAGGGAAGTTGCTGGGCATTTTATATCTAGAAAATAGATTAGTTACAGGTGCATTTACGAGCGATCGCATCGAACTACTCAACTTACTCTGCGCTCAAGCCGCAATTTCTCTAGAAAATGCGCGATTATATGAGCGATCGCAACAATATGCCCAAGAGTTAGAACAAGCATTGCACAATTTACAAAACGCCCAATTACAAATCGTGCAAAGTGAAAAGATGTCTGCATTAGGTAATTTAGTTGCTGGAGTAGCCCATGAAATGAATAATCCTTTAGGATTTATTGCTGCCAGTTTGCAACAAGCTCAACCTACTATTGCTGATATTGTTGAACATTTAAAAATCTATCAAGAAACTTTCCCAGACAAGAGTAATCAAATTCTCAAGCACGCCGAAAATATTGATTTGGAATATACCTTGGAAGATTTACCAAAAATGATTGATTCTATGAATATAGCCTGTGACAGGCTAAAAAATATCAGCACTAGTCTCCGCACCTTCTCCCGTGCTGATAAAGATTACAAAGTACCATTTAATATCCATGATGGCATTGATAGCACAATTTTAATTTTGAAACATCGTCTCAAGGCTAATGAGCAACGTCCCGCTGTTGAAGTTATCACTAACTACAGTGATTTACCTTCAATAAAATGTTTTCCTGGTCAGTTAAATCAGGTATTTATGAATATCTTAGCAAATGCTATTGATGCTTTAGATGAATCAAATCAAGGACGCAGTTTTGAGGAAATTCGAGCTAATCCTAACCTGATTAATATTACTACATCAATTAATAATAACCAGGTAAAAATATTAATTGCTGATAATGGTAAGGGGATGAATGAAGAAGTTAAACAAAAAATATTTGACCATTTATATACTACTAAACCTGTGGGAAAAGGTACAGGTTTAGGGTTAGCTATAGCCAGACAAATAGTCGAAAAAACCCACGGCGGCAAATTGAGTTGTAATTCTATTTTGGGTGAGGGTACAGAGTTTATTATCGAAATACCTGTTTAA
- a CDS encoding peptidase S45, penicillin amidase — protein sequence MFSFVKNKPLYPIQWHKVLRRFLPFLLGIIFILVVSSQSISSVPKTTEILWDTYGIPHIYGNNTPNAFQAFGWAQMQSHGNLLLHLYGQARGKAAQYWGEDYLESDKWVLTMGVPKRASAWYAAQSPAFRSYLKAFANGINTYAKRHPDLIDDEVKVVLPVTPEDVLSHLQRVLLFTFVVDPGRVADITHTKSALGSNGWAIAPKRSASGKAMLLANPHLPWGDSFLWYEAQITAPGIDAYGATLVGIPVLAIAFNDNLGWTHTVNTHDGWDSYKLKLQKDGYLFDGKVRPFETTNFSLKIKQKNGAFREQIFSVQNSLHGPVVSANKGKALALRVVGQNSPGVLEQWWDMASSQNLTQFQKALQRLQLPMFTVMYADREGHIMHLFNGLVPVRQQGDFAYWQNTIPGDTSKTLWTKMHPYRDLPKVIDPPSGWLQNTNDPPWTTTFPIAIKADNYPSYMAPRGPMDFRAQRSARMLAEDESISFEEMIAYKHSTQMELADRILDDLIPAAQNQENQLARRAAEVLTKWDRKADANSRGAVLFNSWVDNLDINTAFSTPWNEKSPRTTPDGLADPESAVKTLVNVAAKIEQTYGTLDVAWGDVFRLRSDNVDLPANGGDGEKGIFRVVTFAPTNDGRFQAVNGDSYVAAVEFSQPVKAKALTSYGNATQPNSPHVGDQLQLFARQELRPIWRNRLEITAHLEERTVF from the coding sequence ATGTTTTCTTTTGTCAAAAACAAACCACTTTACCCTATTCAGTGGCACAAAGTATTACGCAGATTCTTACCTTTTCTACTCGGAATTATTTTCATTTTAGTTGTTAGTAGTCAAAGTATTAGTTCTGTACCCAAAACCACAGAAATTCTTTGGGATACCTACGGCATACCGCATATATATGGAAATAACACTCCCAATGCTTTTCAAGCTTTTGGGTGGGCGCAGATGCAAAGTCACGGAAACTTGCTGTTGCACCTCTACGGTCAAGCCAGGGGAAAAGCTGCACAATATTGGGGAGAAGATTATCTCGAATCAGATAAATGGGTACTGACAATGGGTGTACCCAAACGGGCTAGTGCTTGGTATGCAGCCCAAAGTCCGGCATTTCGTAGTTATCTCAAAGCTTTTGCTAATGGAATTAATACTTATGCCAAAAGACATCCCGATTTAATTGACGATGAAGTCAAAGTAGTATTACCAGTCACACCAGAGGATGTACTTAGTCACTTACAAAGAGTACTGCTGTTTACTTTTGTCGTCGATCCAGGAAGGGTAGCTGATATAACTCATACTAAGTCTGCGCTAGGTTCTAATGGTTGGGCGATCGCACCAAAACGGTCAGCCAGTGGTAAAGCAATGCTGTTAGCCAATCCCCACTTACCTTGGGGCGATTCATTTTTATGGTACGAAGCCCAAATTACTGCCCCAGGTATTGATGCTTATGGGGCAACATTGGTCGGTATTCCGGTTTTAGCGATCGCCTTCAACGATAATTTAGGTTGGACTCACACAGTCAATACTCATGATGGTTGGGATAGCTACAAACTCAAATTACAAAAAGATGGCTATCTTTTTGATGGCAAAGTTCGCCCCTTTGAAACAACAAACTTTTCCTTAAAAATTAAGCAAAAAAATGGCGCTTTCCGAGAGCAAATCTTCTCCGTCCAAAATTCTCTTCATGGCCCTGTAGTTAGCGCTAACAAAGGTAAAGCTTTAGCACTGCGCGTCGTTGGTCAAAACAGTCCAGGCGTTTTAGAACAGTGGTGGGATATGGCCAGTTCCCAAAATCTCACCCAATTTCAGAAAGCATTGCAACGCTTACAGTTACCTATGTTTACTGTTATGTATGCCGACCGTGAAGGCCATATTATGCACCTATTCAACGGTCTAGTTCCTGTACGTCAGCAAGGAGACTTTGCCTACTGGCAAAACACTATTCCTGGTGATACCTCGAAAACTCTCTGGACTAAAATGCACCCATATCGAGATTTGCCAAAAGTGATTGATCCCCCTAGTGGTTGGTTACAAAATACCAATGACCCACCTTGGACTACCACTTTTCCTATTGCTATCAAAGCCGACAATTATCCATCCTATATGGCACCACGGGGGCCAATGGATTTCCGGGCGCAGCGTTCTGCCAGAATGTTAGCTGAAGATGAAAGTATTTCCTTTGAGGAAATGATTGCTTACAAGCATTCAACCCAAATGGAACTAGCAGACAGAATTCTCGATGATTTGATTCCTGCTGCTCAAAACCAAGAAAATCAATTAGCACGCCGCGCTGCTGAAGTACTGACAAAATGGGATCGTAAAGCTGATGCAAATAGCCGAGGTGCTGTACTGTTCAACTCTTGGGTGGACAACCTCGATATAAATACAGCATTTAGTACTCCTTGGAATGAAAAATCTCCCCGCACGACACCGGATGGTTTAGCTGATCCTGAAAGTGCAGTCAAAACACTAGTAAATGTTGCCGCAAAAATAGAGCAGACCTATGGCACTCTAGATGTTGCTTGGGGTGACGTTTTTCGATTACGTTCTGACAATGTGGACTTACCTGCTAATGGCGGTGATGGAGAAAAAGGGATCTTTCGCGTAGTCACTTTCGCCCCAACAAATGATGGACGCTTTCAAGCAGTTAATGGTGACTCTTACGTTGCTGCGGTAGAGTTTTCCCAACCAGTCAAAGCCAAGGCACTCACTAGCTATGGTAATGCTACTCAACCGAATTCACCTCATGTTGGCGATCAATTGCAATTATTTGCCCGCCAGGAATTGCGTCCTATTTGGCGTAACCGGCTAGAAATTACAGCCCACTTAGAAGAGCGTACAGTCTTCTAG
- a CDS encoding MbtH domain-containing protein, whose product MNQTNSEDTTIYKVVVNHEEQYSIWPADRENALGWRDAGKSGLKSECLEYIKEVWTDMRPLSLRKKMEE is encoded by the coding sequence ATGAATCAAACAAATTCTGAAGATACAACAATTTATAAGGTTGTGGTTAACCATGAAGAACAATATTCTATTTGGCCTGCTGATAGAGAAAATGCCCTTGGGTGGCGAGATGCTGGTAAAAGTGGACTCAAATCAGAATGTCTGGAATATATTAAGGAAGTTTGGACTGATATGAGACCTCTGAGTTTAAGGAAAAAAATGGAGGAGTAG